In the Thermomicrobiales bacterium genome, AACCTGTGGGATCCTCCACATGGCAATCGAGTCCGCCAGATGCTCCAGCAATCTCTCTCGCAGTTCCAGGCGGCCGGCCGCGTTCGCGAGCTGGAAGACGACATCGTCGATCTCGGCGCGCGGATGCAGGAGCTCCCCCAAGGTTGCCTGATCGGCCTGGATGCTGGCGACGAGCTGCTGGAGGAATACCAGGGGATCAATCATTCGATCGACGCACTCCGCGGCAAGGAGCGCGGCGTTCAGCAGGACATGCGCAGCCTCTCGACACTCGAGGAGACGCCGCCGTGGCCCCAGCCTGGCCGGCAGGCGCTGCGCCGTGTCTTCCGCACCGCCGAACCCGGTCTGGTCGTCCATACCCGAGACCGCGGCTGGGGGGTCTATCTCGGCCGGTCGTCCTCTGGCGGCATCGGCCTGTTCCTCTTTGGCGACGCCGTCGAGCCGCTCAGCGAGTATCGATTTATCGACTATATGCCGTCTCCACAGCACCGCGTCGATGTCCCGCCCGAGCTGGCGGCGATTGCCGAGCCGGTGTCTGACATTCGCGCAATCGCTGACGGCGCTGTCGAGCGCGTGCGCGAGGACCTGGCGACGCTGCCGTTGCCGGATCTCGATGCCGAGTCGGCCGCCTACCGCGCGGCAGTCGGGGAGCGGCACGAACGCGCCCACGCGCGACTGGCAACCGACCTCGGGGGAATCCAGGAGCAGATCGGCGAGCTCCACGAAGCTCGCGCGGTCCACCCATGCCACGCCTGCCCGCGCCGGAAGGAACACCAGAACAACATGCGTCGGGTCGACGCGCTTGCCCGCGAGCGCTCACGCGCCGAGGCAGAGCTGAAGGCGGAACACGAGGCGGAGACGGAGCGCGTGCGCGGGATCATCGCCGGCATCCGCAACGTTCTGCATCGCTTCAACTATCTCTATCGTGGCTACCCGACCGCCAAGGCGGACCTGCTTGCCGATGTGTTCGATTCGAACGGGCTGGTTGTCTGCGAAATGGTCGATCGCGGGATGGTGGACAAGCTGGAACCAGCCGACGCCGCCGAGGTGTTCTCCTGGTTCGCCTACGACCGTGATTCGCGATTCACGAACGACTACAGCCTGCCGAACCATCTTGTCCTGTTACGTCGCCGACTGGAGGACATGGAGCAGCAGATCCTTGCCACCGAGCGACAGAACGGCCTGTTTATCTCCCACGGCCACAACCTCGGCTTCTATGGCGCGATGCGCGCATGGTGTCGTGGCGCGACGATGGCAGAGATCACCGAGACGATCCACCTTTCCGAAGGCGACATGGTCCTGTCGTTCAACAAGACGATCGACCTGATGCGCCAGGTTCGGGAGATGCTCTCGAACAGCGACCCCACCCATCCGCTACGCGACACGCTCTTCGGGGCCGAACAGCTCGTCCGCCGTGATATCGTCGCGCAATCCCTCGCGCTCGGCTTCCTGCCGATCGAGGAGGAGGAGACGACGACAGAGATCGACGACAACGTCGACATCGCCGACGAGGCGGAATAGTCCTTATCGATCTCGGGACAATCGGCCGTCGCCCGATCTCTATCCCTCTTCGGGCTCGAGGCGGGCGCGATATGGCCGGGCAAGGGCGGCGTAGTAGTCGGCGCGCAGATGGTGCAGGACCCGGCCCGCCTCGGTCTCGACAATCCAGCGACCGTCGAACGCTTCGGCCATTGCCGAGACTGCGAGTGGCTGGCCGACGAACAGATCGTGGTCGCCAAAGCGCGAGCAGGCGACCACGCCGCACTCGATGTGTGCCACGCACTCCTCGATCAATGGCGCTTCGACAGCCAGCGCGTCGATCGGTGTGAGGCCGGCGGCGACGAGCTTGTCTCCATCCCGGCCCGACTGCATCCCGCAGCGGTGGACAGCGACGAGCAGATCTGCCGTCGGGAAGCTCAGCGCGAAATGTTCGCTCTTCGAGACATACTCGTGCGTCAGCCTGCCTGGGTGGATCGCGACCGCAACGAGCGGCGGATCGAAGCTGACCGGCGCCATCCACGCCACCGTCATGACATTATCGCTGGAGCGGAACCGGCTGGTGAGCAGCGCCACAGGACCCGGTTGGAGCAGCCGGACAGCGTCGATTGCCTCACGAACAACCTTCTCAGCCATCGACTTCGTCCTGCGGCCCGGGAGTTCCGATCACCTCCCGGTAGAGCTCAACCGTCTGGGCAGCAATCTGACGTTGTGTGTACTGCGCGAGAACGCGCTGTCGCCCGGCCTCCGACAATCCACTCCGAAGCGACGGGTCATTCAGCAGCTTGCCAAGCTGCATTGCCAGCGCGGCGACATCCCCTTCGGCGAACGTCAGGCCGGCGTCGCCGATCACGTTCGGGATCTCGCCGGAATCCGACCCAACAACCGGGACGCCGCAAGACATCGCCTCCACGATCACCCGACCGAACTGCTCTTTCCAGTTTGGCCGGGTCCGCGACGGGACAACAACAACGTCCATCTCGTGGAGGAACGCGGGAATCTTCGCGCTCGGCATCGTGCCGCGAAACGTCACGCGATTTCCAAGACCACGCGCGCTCGCTCGCGCCTTGAGGTCGTCGAGACTCTCACCCGCGCCAACGATCACCAGCCGCGGGTGGTGTGGCAGGAGCGCGATGGCGTCGATCAGTGTGTCCACGCCCTTCTCGGGGACAAGTCGCCCGTAGTAGCCAATCGTCGGCGGTCGTTCGGAATCCGACGGCGCGCGACCCGGCGCGAAAATCTCCGGATCGACGCCGAACTGCGGGATCACCTCGACTCGTTTGCGAAACCCCTTCCGCCGCAGAACATCGACCGCATCGGCATTGCCGGCCAGCCCGGCGCTGGCGTGGCGGTAGGTATAGAGCTCGAAGAGCCGGAACGGAGGCGGGTAGCGCCGGTACAGATTCTGCCAGGTGAAGAAGACCGTCTTCGCGCCAACCCGTTTCGCCAGAGTCGTCGCCTGGGCGGCGACAAGGTTATATGGCTCTTCGTCAATGTGGATCAGATCCGGTTGGAAGCGTTGGACAACCTTGCCAAGTCCGGGGTAGAAATGCAGGTGATGCCGGCCATTGAACGCCATCTTCTCGACTTCGAGCTGATAGCCCTCGGTGAACAACCGATCCAGCTCCAGCGTCCCGACCCGTCCCTCAACCCACTTCGGCGGCACGACGACCAGCAGCTCGAGGTCGGGCGCAGCTGCCATCTCCTCGAGCTTCTTCTGATAGACCCCGGTCACGAGCGCCTTGGACACCATCAGAACGCGCAGCGGTTACCCCCGTCCAGCACTTCTCGATAGGCGTTCGCCGTTTGCTCGGCGGTTCGCTGCCAGGAAAAACGCGCGGCTTGCCGAAGCGATCGTGCCGCGAGGTCAGCCCGCAACGCCGGGTCTCCGCAGACAGCGACCAACGCCCGGCCGATCACCTCCGGCTCCGGATCGATCAGCAGGCCGGCATTGCCGACGACCTCTGGCAGGCTCGTGCGGTTTGAGCAGACAACTGGCGCGCCGCACGACATCGCCTCCAGTGGATTCAGCCCGAACCCCTCGTAGGCAGATGTGAACGCGAAGACCGCACAAGATCGGTACAGGTTGATTTTATCCGATTCGCTGATGAATCCGGTCCGGACTACCTGTCTTCGCAGCCCAAGCGCATCGATCGGCCCATCGAGTGACGGATAGAGGAGGGTGTTATCGGTGTGTGGCCGGCCGGCGATGACCAGCGAGCAACCGTCCGGAAGCGACGGTAGCGCGAGAGAGAAGCCATGGACCAGCGCCGGGAGCTGCTTCCGAACATCGTAGCCGCCAACGTTGAGCACGAACGGTCGCGAGATCCCGAGCCGCGCGAGCGTCTCGTCGACCGCAGCCTCGTCGTCGGGTGTCCGAGCGGGGGTCATGCCCTCGTGAGCAGCCAGCAGCGTGACACGGATGCGGTCTGGATCGATACCAAGCCTGGCGACGATATCCGATCTCGAATACTCGGAGTCAGTGAGGATCAACGCCGCGCGACGGACGGCCCGGCCAACGAGCCGCAGGTATCCGCGCATCTGACGTGATCCGCCATACTCCGGGATCGCCAGTGGGATAACGTCGTGGACGGTGACGACATGTGGGACGCGTTGGAGCAACGGCGCAGAAAGATACGGAACGTGCACCAGCCGCACACCGGAGCGACGGGTCGCCGCAGGCAGGCCGGCCTGCTCCCAGTAGAGCTTTCGCGCCTTGGCCGGGAGGCGACTCCCAGGCATCCGGCCGTGGGTGACATGGTCGGACGGAGTTGACGCGCTCTCAACCACCGTGTCGGACGGCGCGAGCAGCACGGGCTCGATACCCAGCTCGCCGTCATTCAACGCCCGCCACAGGTGGGTGGCGTACTGTCCGGCGCCGGTCATCGGTTGCTCGAAGAAAAGCGCGTCAAATCCCACGCGCGAAGAGGCCGTCATGGCTGGCGAGTATAGCAGAGCCTCATCGGGCGAGATCATGGCGTCGGCGCTGCGTTAGAATACGATGAGCGCTCGATACGCGCTCGCTCATGTTGCTAGGAGGAATGAGTTCATGTCCAAGCCTGTGGATGTCACCGATTCGACGTTTGCCGATGAAGTGATCAACGCCGATACCCCCGTCCTGGTCGATTTCTGGGCAGCCTGGTGCGGCCCTTGCCGCGTCGTTGGTCCGATCCTCGAGGAGATCGCCAGCGAGAAGGACGGCAAGCTGAAGATCGCCAAGGTCAATATCGACGAGAACAATCAGATGGCCGCGCAGTTGGGGATCAGCTCGATCCCGACAATGATCCTCTACAAGAACGGCCAGCCGGTCGAGAAGATCGTTGGCGCATACCCGAAGCCACGCATCCTCGAGAAGGTCGAACCGCACCTCTAGGACGCGATCGCGACATCTGTCTCATCACGCTGCCCGGGTTCTTCGGCCCGGGCAGCGCATTCTGTTTGCGTTAGCCCCCCCGCTCACGATGTCGAGCGAATAGCGCCGACGCAACGGTCGCGAATATGGCCGTCCCCCGGCTCATATATTCCCGTTGCCGGATAGCAATCATCCCGACGTTGTCTTGCTCCATCGACACAAGGGCGCCGTAGCTGTATCGGTTGCGCCGCAGATCGAACTCGATGATCCGCGGCTCACCAGCATCGATCAGATCCGGGCGGTTTGGGTCGTACACTGCGATCCAGCCTCGCTCATCGCTCTCCTGGACGAGGTGGTACGGGACGACGGTGTGTCCCTGCTCGACGAGGGCAGTCGCCACATCGCGCCGCCAAGGCTTCGGAACTCCGATGTCGAGCGCTCGGTCGGTTGTTCCAGCGCGCAGCAGGTCGTCGCGGACGGCGAAGAAAGCCGCCCGTGGCGAGGCGCGAAGGAACCAGCCGGCGGCTGCTAGCAACGACCGATCAAGAAGCTGCCGGCCATGATAGACCGCGATCCGCTCCAGCGCGGCTGCCTGCGTCGGCGGAGCCGGCTCTTGCCCCTGCCCACGGGCGATGGCCCAGCGCGCCATCCCGGTACAAAGACCGCCTGTCGGAGCAACGGAGCGGATAAACACGATAGCCGAGTACAGGCCCTCAAAGAGCAGCCGAGCTGCGAAGTCCGGCATCGGCGCGTAGGTCTGGTCGAAGATCTGTCGGTCGGGCTCGACGTCCCCGAGAGCGCCAGGGCTGTTGGGCAGAGAAAACGCATGCTGTCGGATGTCGAATGAGCTGCGGAGGTCGAAAGTCAACGGCACACGAACCGACCCGCGGACAGTATCGCGAGTGTCCACCAGACGGAACTCGGCGTTCTGGCCGACTCTCACCCGATTGGCGCGCGCGCGCCAGTGGCCGGGCCCGACGGGTTCGATCTGCCAGCCGGCCGGCCCGACTACCCGCAGATCATCGTCCGTCGCATTCTGGGCCCCGAAGGTGGTGGCTTCGAGATCGATCCAGTCAACCCGAACGCGCGGGGCGTCGAGTCCGTTCCTCGTAATCAGCACCGGCCTCACGAGCGCCATCGGCCCTCCCTGCTTCGTCGCGCACGATGAGTGTCCGGGATCGATCTGGGACAACACAGCGGGGATTCGCTGCTACGAGGAAGGTGCGTCGCTCGCGCGCCTCGTCTCGTCCAGCGTCGCCATCTCTCGGCGCCAGTCGTCCAGATCGCGGAACTCGCGATAGACCGACGCGAACCGGATGTAGGCAATCTGGTCAAGCTCCTTGAGCTTGACGAGCACGAGCTCGCCGATATCGGTGCTCGACACTTCGCTGGCGTTCCGGTCGATCAGCTCGGTCTCGATCTCGCGCACGATTCGCTCGACCTCAGTCATCGGCACGGGTCGCTTGGTCAACGCGATCAGGAGCTTGTCCGTCAGCTTGCGCTGGCTGAATGGCTCACGACGCCCATCACGCTTGACAACGACCAGCTCGCGCGCTTCGACCGTCTCGTAGGTCGTGAATCGACGGCCACAGACGACGCACTCTCGACGACGTCGAATCGACTCGCCATCGCGGACATCCCGCGAGTCAACGACGCGCGAGTCGGGCTTCCCACAATATGGACATCTCATGACCCCTCCTCGCCGCCTGACGACGAAACGGGACAACCTGCCGCGGCCCTGGCCCGACGCAGCATCGCCCCGCCTCGCATGAAGTCGTATCCGTTGCTATTGACGTTCGCGGAGGAACCGCAGGATCGCAGGCTCCGCCCACTCATCATCTGGCAACACCGGAGTCCGCGGCGGCGCGCTGCCCTCGATCGCGCGCTGCGAGCGTCGCTCCGATCGCTCTGAACGTTCCTCGCGAGGGCGCTGGCGGGTCGGCCGCGCTCCCTGGAAGCCGGTTGCAATGAGTGTGATCGTGATGTCGCGACCCAGAGATTCGTCGATCGACGTGCCGAAGATGATCTCGGCATCGTCATCAGCCGCCGAGCGGATGATCTCCGCAGCCTCGCCAACCTCGGCGATCGTCAGATCGCTGCTGGCGGCAATGTTGTAGAGCACGCCAGTAGCGCCGTCGATGCTCATCTCCAGCAGCGGGCTCTCGATCGCCATCCGCGCGGCGTCTGTCGTCCGGTTGTCGCCACTGCCGTGGCCAATTGCCATCAACGCAGAACCGGCGTCGCGCATGATCGTCTTCACGTCGGCGAAGTCGAGGTTGATCATTCCCGGCTTGACGATCAGATCCGAGATTCCCTGAATACCCTGCCGGAGCACGTCGTCCGCGATGCGGAACGCCTCGGAGAATGGGGTTTTCGGATCGACCATCTGCATCAATCGTTCGTTGGGGATCGTGATCAACGCGTCGACGTGCTCGCGAAGGGCCGCGATCGACTCATCTGCGACACGGCGGCGCTTGGCGCCCTCAAAATCGAACGGCTTGGTCACGACACCAACGGTGAGCGCGCCGGATTCGCGGGCGAGCTTGGCAACGATCGGTGATGCGCCACTGCCGGTGCCACCACCCATGCCGGCGGTGATGAATACCATGTCTGCGCCGCGAATGACCTCCGCCAGCGTCTCCAGGCTCTCCTCGGCCGCGCGTTCGCCGATTTCCGGCCGGCCGCCCGCGCCGAGCCCTTTGGTCAGCTTGTCCCCGATACGCAGCGTTATCGGCGCGTTGGAGTTGATCAGCATCTGGGCGTCGGTATTGATCGCGACGAATTCGACCCCGTCGACTCCGGAGTCGATCATGCGATTGATCGCATTCCCGCCACCGCCACCAACACCAACAACCTTGATCCTCGCGAAGTTTGCCGTGTACTCGTCCCCATGCCCGTCAAACATGTGATTTCCCTCCGGGTTACCCTGCCACTCCGTCAGGCCACGAACCCAAACAGCGCACCAGCGCTGGTATTATGTGTCGCTAGTCGTCGGGGCTGACCGGGACAAACTCGCGAACCCAGTCTCTGAAGATCCGGCCCCAGTCTCGTTGGCCGCTGTCATTCGACCGCGGTCGTTGTCGCATTACGTCAATTGTATCGTGTCGCGCGAATGGGTTCATCACCAGCGGATGAACGAACCCAGCCGCCGCCGGGCTGCGCTGGCGCGTCGGCGTTGGCCCGACCGACCGGCCAGACACGTAGCGGATAAGCCCGACCGCGGCGCTCACTCCCGGGTCAGCGATGCTCGGGAATCCGCGCCCTGGCAGCACCTGACCTGCGCGGGCCGTCGTGCCGAGGATCGCCCGGGTGATGTCGATGATGCCGATCAGCTGCGCAGTGCCGCCGGTCAGGATCACGCCGGCCGGAAGGCGGCCCGTGTCGTCCAGCGCGTCGAGCGTCTCCTTCACCTTGTCGATGATCTGAACCGTGCGCGCGGCGACGATCGACCGCACCGCGAACCCGGGTATCGTCCCGTACTTCGCCTGGCGCTGCAGCGCCGCGATGGTTTTCGGTGTCCAGTCGATCAGCTCTTCGTCGACATCCTCGCTGATCGCGCCGTGCTCGCGCTTCAGACGATCGGCTTCCTCCACCGGGATCTGCAGGATCGACGCGACGTCGGCCGTGATGTGGTGACCGCCGAGCGGGATCGATGCCAGATGCTGGAGCTCACCGTTGAGATAGACCGCGATGTCGGTCGAGGCGCTGCCGATATCGACAACGGCAACGCCGGCCTCGCGCTCTGATTGCGACGAAACGGCCGCAACGACGGCAACGCCAGTCGGGACGAGTGTATGTACGCGAATCCCGGCAATATCGGCGGCCCGCCGCAACCCCTCGGTCAGCTGAGTCGGAACGGCAAAATCTCGCATCCAGACGTCCAGCCGGCGTCCGACGCGACCAGAGGGATCGTCGACCGGCTCGCCATCGATCGCGAAGGCGCGAACGACGCGATGGATCGTCGACCAGCCACCCGCGTCACGTCCGCGCGCGTCCTCGATCGCCCGACGAATATCGCGCGCCTCGATCGGCCGACCAGCGTTCAGCTCGACCCCGCCCATCCGCTCGAGCGTCTCGACCCGAGCGCCTGACACCGTCGCCACGATATCCTCGACGCTAACGCCGATGAGATAGCGTGCCTCCTCGACCGCGCGCTTCAACGCGCCGCCCAACGCCTCCGGGTCGGCGATTTCGCCGGCGCGCAAACCGCCAGACGAGGTGCTGCCGTGACCGACGTAGCGCACGCCGCCATCGCGATCGCGGAGCGCCACAGCCGAGCAGAGCTTGCTCGCGCCAATGTCGATACCGACGATGAACTGGTCAGGCACGGCTGCTACTCCGGTCATTCGTCTCGTCGCGGCCTGCGCGAGCGTCCGCTCCTCATCGCCTGACGGTGATTTCGATCGTACCCCACCCGCGACCCTACGAAACTCAACATGAGACTGCTCTCAACCACTGTACCACACTGTACGTACACTCTGCATCTACTTATAATACGGACGGTCGGGTTCGCGCAAGTCCAGTAGTTGCCAGGCTGCGCCGCTACCGACGACGGTCTGGTAAACAGCCAGCTTCATTGGCATCCGGTCGGGCGATCCCAGGATGACGTGCCGCCCGTCGCGCAGCGTGGCGACGAGGCCATCGTCCCGAGTCCAGCGCACCTCGGTCGAGACCGTCCCGAGCATCTGGGTAGCAGCAACTCCCGCTGCGACGATCGCAGGGTCGAGCGTGCCTCCCACCGCTGGCGCGTCCATCTCGCTGACAATGGTCGGGACACCATCCGGCACGG is a window encoding:
- a CDS encoding DEAD/DEAH box helicase, with protein sequence MSSDGILDQPSETVDDREATIAQFATLYPFPLDDFQREAINTFLNGESVMVAAPTGTGKTVVAEFGVYESSRRGGRVIYTTPIKALSNQKFRDLRVWYGDRVGLLTGDVSENPQAPIVVMTTEVLRNMLLQTPWDLEPVDCVVFDEVHYIADPERGTTWEEAIILCPDHIQLICLSATVSNADEIAQWISRTHRPIRLITHTERAVPLALSYYLDKKLRPVIDHNGEIVAEYPKAGGEVRKRMQRGGLSPDQRRKAELDEPQPWEILLAMASKEMLPAIYFLFSRRDCENYAQRFSMMRPNLVRDDETRGRINAVIDVYLGSLRPEDQELEQVRAIVSLASQGIGFHHAGLLPILKQVVEVLFGRGLMQVVFATDTLALGVNMPARSVVIGRMTKWDGRNRRLLTPNEFQQMAGRAGRRGMDAKGNVIVPHSPWIRFNEMMDIATGDLHPVISSFAIRYNTVLNLWDPPHGNRVRQMLQQSLSQFQAAGRVRELEDDIVDLGARMQELPQGCLIGLDAGDELLEEYQGINHSIDALRGKERGVQQDMRSLSTLEETPPWPQPGRQALRRVFRTAEPGLVVHTRDRGWGVYLGRSSSGGIGLFLFGDAVEPLSEYRFIDYMPSPQHRVDVPPELAAIAEPVSDIRAIADGAVERVREDLATLPLPDLDAESAAYRAAVGERHERAHARLATDLGGIQEQIGELHEARAVHPCHACPRRKEHQNNMRRVDALARERSRAEAELKAEHEAETERVRGIIAGIRNVLHRFNYLYRGYPTAKADLLADVFDSNGLVVCEMVDRGMVDKLEPADAAEVFSWFAYDRDSRFTNDYSLPNHLVLLRRRLEDMEQQILATERQNGLFISHGHNLGFYGAMRAWCRGATMAEITETIHLSEGDMVLSFNKTIDLMRQVREMLSNSDPTHPLRDTLFGAEQLVRRDIVAQSLALGFLPIEEEETTTEIDDNVDIADEAE
- a CDS encoding flavin reductase family protein, which encodes MAEKVVREAIDAVRLLQPGPVALLTSRFRSSDNVMTVAWMAPVSFDPPLVAVAIHPGRLTHEYVSKSEHFALSFPTADLLVAVHRCGMQSGRDGDKLVAAGLTPIDALAVEAPLIEECVAHIECGVVACSRFGDHDLFVGQPLAVSAMAEAFDGRWIVETEAGRVLHHLRADYYAALARPYRARLEPEEG
- a CDS encoding glycosyltransferase family 4 protein gives rise to the protein MTGVYQKKLEEMAAAPDLELLVVVPPKWVEGRVGTLELDRLFTEGYQLEVEKMAFNGRHHLHFYPGLGKVVQRFQPDLIHIDEEPYNLVAAQATTLAKRVGAKTVFFTWQNLYRRYPPPFRLFELYTYRHASAGLAGNADAVDVLRRKGFRKRVEVIPQFGVDPEIFAPGRAPSDSERPPTIGYYGRLVPEKGVDTLIDAIALLPHHPRLVIVGAGESLDDLKARASARGLGNRVTFRGTMPSAKIPAFLHEMDVVVVPSRTRPNWKEQFGRVIVEAMSCGVPVVGSDSGEIPNVIGDAGLTFAEGDVAALAMQLGKLLNDPSLRSGLSEAGRQRVLAQYTQRQIAAQTVELYREVIGTPGPQDEVDG
- a CDS encoding glycosyltransferase family 1 protein, which produces MTGAGQYATHLWRALNDGELGIEPVLLAPSDTVVESASTPSDHVTHGRMPGSRLPAKARKLYWEQAGLPAATRRSGVRLVHVPYLSAPLLQRVPHVVTVHDVIPLAIPEYGGSRQMRGYLRLVGRAVRRAALILTDSEYSRSDIVARLGIDPDRIRVTLLAAHEGMTPARTPDDEAAVDETLARLGISRPFVLNVGGYDVRKQLPALVHGFSLALPSLPDGCSLVIAGRPHTDNTLLYPSLDGPIDALGLRRQVVRTGFISESDKINLYRSCAVFAFTSAYEGFGLNPLEAMSCGAPVVCSNRTSLPEVVGNAGLLIDPEPEVIGRALVAVCGDPALRADLAARSLRQAARFSWQRTAEQTANAYREVLDGGNRCAF
- the trxA gene encoding thioredoxin, producing MSKPVDVTDSTFADEVINADTPVLVDFWAAWCGPCRVVGPILEEIASEKDGKLKIAKVNIDENNQMAAQLGISSIPTMILYKNGQPVEKIVGAYPKPRILEKVEPHL
- the nrdR gene encoding transcriptional regulator NrdR; the encoded protein is MRCPYCGKPDSRVVDSRDVRDGESIRRRRECVVCGRRFTTYETVEARELVVVKRDGRREPFSQRKLTDKLLIALTKRPVPMTEVERIVREIETELIDRNASEVSSTDIGELVLVKLKELDQIAYIRFASVYREFRDLDDWRREMATLDETRRASDAPSS
- the ftsZ gene encoding cell division protein FtsZ: MFDGHGDEYTANFARIKVVGVGGGGGNAINRMIDSGVDGVEFVAINTDAQMLINSNAPITLRIGDKLTKGLGAGGRPEIGERAAEESLETLAEVIRGADMVFITAGMGGGTGSGASPIVAKLARESGALTVGVVTKPFDFEGAKRRRVADESIAALREHVDALITIPNERLMQMVDPKTPFSEAFRIADDVLRQGIQGISDLIVKPGMINLDFADVKTIMRDAGSALMAIGHGSGDNRTTDAARMAIESPLLEMSIDGATGVLYNIAASSDLTIAEVGEAAEIIRSAADDDAEIIFGTSIDESLGRDITITLIATGFQGARPTRQRPREERSERSERRSQRAIEGSAPPRTPVLPDDEWAEPAILRFLRERQ
- the ftsA gene encoding cell division protein FtsA; translation: MTGVAAVPDQFIVGIDIGASKLCSAVALRDRDGGVRYVGHGSTSSGGLRAGEIADPEALGGALKRAVEEARYLIGVSVEDIVATVSGARVETLERMGGVELNAGRPIEARDIRRAIEDARGRDAGGWSTIHRVVRAFAIDGEPVDDPSGRVGRRLDVWMRDFAVPTQLTEGLRRAADIAGIRVHTLVPTGVAVVAAVSSQSEREAGVAVVDIGSASTDIAVYLNGELQHLASIPLGGHHITADVASILQIPVEEADRLKREHGAISEDVDEELIDWTPKTIAALQRQAKYGTIPGFAVRSIVAARTVQIIDKVKETLDALDDTGRLPAGVILTGGTAQLIGIIDITRAILGTTARAGQVLPGRGFPSIADPGVSAAVGLIRYVSGRSVGPTPTRQRSPAAAGFVHPLVMNPFARHDTIDVMRQRPRSNDSGQRDWGRIFRDWVREFVPVSPDD